CCATGGTATTTGCCACCATCCTGATTGCCTTCCTGGGTTTCATGGTATGGGCGCATCACATGTTTACAACAGGCCTGGGAAATGTAGCCAACGCGCTATTCTCCATCTCGACAATGTTGATTGCCGTGCCTACGGGGATCAAAATCTTTAACTGGCTCTTTACGATGTGGGGTGGACAGATCCGCTTTACAGCGGCGAACTTGTTTGCTGTTGGTTTCGTTCCAACCTTCGTTATGGGTGGTGTTACTGGTGTCATGCTGGCATCTGCTCCAGCGGATTTTCAGTTCCATGATACGTACTTTGTTGTAGCTCACTTTCACTACGTTATTGTAGGGGGACTGGTGCTCGGCTTGTTCTCGGGACTGCATTACTGGTGGCCGAAGATGTTCGGACGTATTCTGAGTGAAACACTTGGAAAATGGACATTCTGGACATTTATGATCGGTTTCCAATTAACGTTCTTTGTACAGCATTTCCTCGGTCTGATGGGGATGCAGCGCCGGATCGTTACATATTTGCCGAATCAGGACTTTGATCTGCTCAATCTGGTCAGCTCCGTCGGGGCATTTCTGATGGGTGTGGGGGTTATCTTATTCCTCGCGAACATCGTAATCACCATGAGAAAACCGGCTGGTGCGCCAAACGATCCGTGGGAAGACGGTCGTACCCTGGAATGGTCCATTCCTTCACCGCCACCGGAATACAATTTCAAGCAGACTCCGCTGGTACGTGGAATTGATGCGTACTGGAAGGAAAAGATGGCAGGACATACGGAGATGACACCAGCTGAACCCGTAGGTTCGATTCATATGCCGTCAGCAACGCCGTTGCCGTTTGTAATGTCTGTGGGGATCTTTATTGCTGGACTTGGCCTGATGTTCAGCAAGGATGAATTCGGTAATGCGTTTATGAATGCGTTGTTTAACAATTATATTGTGGTTGTCATTGGCCTTTTGATTACATTTGGATCAATGGCACTGCGTTCACTTTACGATGATCATGGCTGGCATATTGAACCGGAGGATCAGGATGAGAAGGGGGCTAGAACATGACAACCTCACATGCCGAACCGGTGAACGACAAATTGCCGCATGAACCGGAGAAAGCGACGCTGGAGGGACGTAACAAGCTGATTGCCTTCTGGTTGTTCCTTGGCGGAGAGACTGTACTGTTCGGTACGCTCTTTGCTACCTTCCTGGCTCTTCGTGGCCAAACCAATGATGGACCTACAGCGAATGAACTGTTCCACCTGCCACTCGTGGCCGCTGCAACATTCATTCTCCTGGTCAGTAGTTTGACGAGTGTATTTGCAATTCAAGCTATGCATAAGGGCAAGCGAGATGCACTGGCATTGTGGCTTGGTATCACGGTGGTACTGGGTATGGGATTTCTCGCGCTGGAAATATACGAGTTCTATGAGTATGTGAAACATAAAGAGTTTGGCATGACTACCAGTGCCTTCAGTTCAGCATTCTATACACTGGTCGGGTTCCACGGAGCCCACGTTGCTTTCGGTATTGTGTGGATCGGAATCATTATTGGGCAGCTGTTCAAAAAAGGATTGACGGTCGTAACTGCACCTAAAGTATACGTCTCCGCAATGTACTGGCACTTTATTGACGTGGTCTGGGTGTTTATCTTTACGGTCGTGTACCTGCTCGGAAAGGTGGGGTAGCACATGTCAGCACAAGATAAGACAGACCAACAGCCTGTGAAACACCGTCACCGGACGGAAGGGCCACAGAAACATGTCGTGGTGTTTGTTTTCTCCATTATTCTCACGCTGATTGCGTTTGCGGCTGCTTCTGCCGGAGGGGTCAACACAACCTTTACGATTATTATTTTGCTCGTGATGGCTATTCTTCAGGTATTCGTTCAATTGGGTTATTGGATGCACTTGAAGGATAAAGGGCATTTGATGCCAATCCTGTTCATGGCCTTTGGCTTTTTCGTAGCCTTTACGTGCATCATTATGGCACTGTATTGGGTTTGGTGGTAAAAGAGATGGCGGCGGCGCAATGCCGCCGTCTTTTCCCCTTTTTGGCGAATGAATCTTCACAACGAAATGAAGGCAACAACCAAATTAGGTCACGGGGAGGTTTCCCGTATGCTCGGGTTGCAATATTTTAGCTTCAACGACTTATGGAGTCCACTTATATTGGCTTTATTTCTGATCATTGCTGCGGCGTATTTAGTGCTCGTGGGACCGTTGAGCGAGCAAATAAAGGATGCAGAGCCTGCGACTGCCGGGCAGAAAATTATGTTTATTACAGGGTTGTTTGTCCTCTATCTGGCTCAAGCAGGACCATTTAATCTGCTTGGTCACGTGATGTTTAGCTTTCACATGGTAAGCATGGCGTTCTCCTATCTGGTAGCGCCGCCGCTGATGATGAAAGGCTTGCCGATCTGGGTATGGCGCAGAATCGTACGCTGGTTGCCAACACGCCAGCTATCGTTTCTGGCTCATCCGATCGTTGCGGCAGTGCTCTTTAACGGGCTGTTCTCGTTGTATCACCTACCGATTGTACATGATTACGTTATGCTGAATTTTACCGTTCACCGGTTGTATTATATTGGACTGTTTATCACCTCGATGCTCATGTGGTGGACATTGCTGAATCCGTTACCAGAGGGCAGACAAGCTTCCGGGCTCTCTAAGATCGGTTTCATTTTTTTGAATATGGTACTGCTCACACCTGCTTGTGGATTGATTATTTTTGCGTCCGAGCCGTTGTATCAGACGTACAGCAACCCGGCAGTATGGGCTGAAGCCATGCGATATTGTGTGTCAGGAGATTCTACAGCTTTACTTCGCTCATTTGGTGGCCCAGCCTTCTTCAACTTCCTGTCCTCCGCGAAGGAAGATCAGCAGGTCGGTGGCATTGTAATGAAGTTTATTCAGGAAGGAATTTTCGCCTCCATGCTGGCCTATGTCTTTTTCCAATGGTATCGGAAAGAGAAGCAGGAAGATGATGATGATTCGTATCCTGCTGGGGGCGCAGGGGGGCCACTCAATCCGGCTGCCAAATAATTAAGTCAATGTTCTGACAAGAGGGGGAACACACGATGGATATGTATTTTTGGCTACCAACGATCAGTACTTCTTTCATTGTGATAAGTGCAGTACTGGTGGGGATTGGATGGGTACTGATTATTCGGGGCAAACGCGAGGCTCATCAGTCCGCTATGGTAGCAGGTGCGATTGCAGCTCTAATCTTCTTTGTGATCTATATGTCTCGCACGGTGTTCGTAGGTAATACGGCTTGGGGCGGGGACCCGGATCTGGAGATCTTTTATCGGATATTTCTGATCTTTCATATTATCCTGGCTACCGTGGCGGCGATATTCGGCATTTCAACACTGGTGTTGGGGTTCAAAAAGAAGTTTGGAAAACATCGTCGCTGGGGCAAGTTCACGTCCATGATCTGGTTCGGGTCAGCGCTAACAGGTGTTGTTGTGTATGTTCTTCTATATATTTTATATCCTGGTGGTCATACACGTCCGGTGTGGGAAGCTATCCTCGGCGTGTAAAAGTGGGGACACAACCTCAAGGTTAATGGTGCGTGCGTCACTATAATATTATGAAAATATGAAAATGGACGAATCTAGCAGAAGATTCGTCCACGCTACCTCTCTTATTCATTCATAGAATGAGTTCGAGAGGGGGGAAACAAAATGAAAAAAACAGTCAGTGTTAGTCAAACGTATCCACGTCTTACCGTGTATTCAGAAGAGAACTACAGAGGGAGAAGCCGCATCTATCGTGGCAACACGGGTCTCCGTAATCTGGACAATATTTTGGACGGGGTAGAGAGCCTGCGTTTTTTCTCAACAAGTTCCAATGCAACACTTGTCGTGTTTACGCGGCCTAACTTTCAGGGTGGATTTCGTGTCTTCCGTGGCAACACCAACTTGAGAGATTTGGATGATCTGATCCGTGGCAATGATGTGGAATCCCTGATCTCCACGAATGAGCGGCTGACTCTGGCCGAGATTCGTGCGATCCGCAGCAGTCGCAGTCTTCCTAGTGGCTATAACCTCGTTTAATTGAAAGACCTCTTCTTCTAACAGGTGCTAGAGAACGGCAAGGGCTGTATCCGAATTGTGTTTACACAATAACGGGTACAGCTTTTTTGCTGTGATCCGGGAACTTGAGTTTAATCCCCGCCACCCCCACTATCCCCACCACTGTCATTGCTGCTACCACTATCGCTGCTGTGATGAGAATATGTGTCTGATGAAGAATCTGAATCATGATGTTTGTGATCCGATGTGTGTCTGGAATGACGATCATAGGAGTCATCTCCTGTAATGACCGGATATCCTGAAGCAGAGTCGGCATAACCGTTGTTACGGCGTATGCGGTGTCTGCCTTTTTTGGCAGAATGACGATGAGGTTCATCCCGGAGGATTAACCAGATAACGACGATAAGGAAAAGGAGCACAAATCCGATCTCGACCAGCCAATCCATAGCTGTAACCTTCCTTTCTTTGATTCGTAACTATCATTTATTTTAACGTAAATTTGAACTGTGTCCTATACCATCTTCCTGATTCAGGAAAATTAGGGGTTGACGGGATCAGAATTCGGTCTTTATACTGTGTATATTGATATATACAGTAAACACAGTGATCACAGTAAACGAGATGAGTGAATGACAGGTGAAAGGCAGGCATGCATATGAACGAATGGAAACAGGCGTGGTGGTTGACCCGCAACCAAATGAGCAAGGATAAGCTCCAATGGCTATGGTCTGCCATATTCATGATATACACTGGCAGCATGAGCGGTGTGATGTTAATAGGACAACAACAGACAGATTTCATTAATCCGGTCGTGGATGCCTTCTTTTTACTTATGCTGCCATTTCAAGGGTTTATGTTCTGCAGGCGCTCCTTTCGTTACATACATGAGGATTCCTATACGCAGATGCTGGCTTACTATCGCAGAATTCCTATCCCTGAACAAGCGGTGATGTGGTCCAGGTTACAGCAGTCTCTGATGGCATTTGCTTACAACGGTATCTTTTTCTACGGATCGCTATATGTGGTTAACCTTCATTCCGAAGGATTTCGATGGGATCAATACCTGGCCTTTAGCCTTACCTGTACAGGTTATGGACTTTTGGTAACAGGATTGTATATTTACGGAGAGTTTCTGAACAGTGGCAAGAAATATTTGCTTCTCAGTACGCTTTTTGTACCAATCGCCATTGGCATGTCCTTATTGATTCGAATGTCAGGCAGTTACGGATTACGGCTTGTACTGGATGAAAGTAAATCATGGGGGTTGCTTTCCCCGATCATGTGGATTGCTCTGGTGGCCGGCGTAGCGGGATTATGGCTGTTTAGTCGTTTAACGCTGAAGAAGCTGGTTCATCGGGATTTGAATTAATATGAGAGTTGAGCTTATGTACGAATACAGGATGAAACCGGCACGGTCAGGTAACAGACTGGAGTGTACCGGAGGGCGAGGTGCAAGATGTGAAAATACCCATTCAAATTAATGAAAATAGCGCTGAACCTTTATACCACCAAATTGAAAATCAGTTAAGATCGTTAATTATTACGGGTCAGTTGGGGGAGGGAACACATTTGCCGTCCATTCGTGAGTTCGCCGGAGCGCTGAATTGCAGTGTTATTACGGTTAGACGGGTCTATCAGGATCTGGAGAACGAAGGTCTG
The window above is part of the Paenibacillus sp. 1781tsa1 genome. Proteins encoded here:
- the ctaD gene encoding cytochrome c oxidase subunit I; translation: MAHAHSVKRYRGLMDWITTVDHKKIAILYLVAGGFFFGIGGIEAILIRIQLMKPMNNFVSAQVFNELITMHGTTMIFLGVMPLIFAIMNAVVPLQIGARDVAFPFLNALGFWTFLFGGLLLNLSWVMGGAPDAGWTSYTPLSGSEYSGTHGVDFYTIGLQIAGLGTLIGGINFLATIITMRAPGMSYMRMPMFTWTTFITSAIILFAFPAITVGLVLLTFDRILGANFFDVAGGGNPVLWQHIFWIFGHPEVYILILPAFGIISEVIPTFSRKRLFGYSSMVFATILIAFLGFMVWAHHMFTTGLGNVANALFSISTMLIAVPTGIKIFNWLFTMWGGQIRFTAANLFAVGFVPTFVMGGVTGVMLASAPADFQFHDTYFVVAHFHYVIVGGLVLGLFSGLHYWWPKMFGRILSETLGKWTFWTFMIGFQLTFFVQHFLGLMGMQRRIVTYLPNQDFDLLNLVSSVGAFLMGVGVILFLANIVITMRKPAGAPNDPWEDGRTLEWSIPSPPPEYNFKQTPLVRGIDAYWKEKMAGHTEMTPAEPVGSIHMPSATPLPFVMSVGIFIAGLGLMFSKDEFGNAFMNALFNNYIVVVIGLLITFGSMALRSLYDDHGWHIEPEDQDEKGART
- a CDS encoding cytochrome c oxidase subunit 3; the protein is MTTSHAEPVNDKLPHEPEKATLEGRNKLIAFWLFLGGETVLFGTLFATFLALRGQTNDGPTANELFHLPLVAAATFILLVSSLTSVFAIQAMHKGKRDALALWLGITVVLGMGFLALEIYEFYEYVKHKEFGMTTSAFSSAFYTLVGFHGAHVAFGIVWIGIIIGQLFKKGLTVVTAPKVYVSAMYWHFIDVVWVFIFTVVYLLGKVG
- a CDS encoding cytochrome C oxidase subunit IV family protein, producing the protein MSAQDKTDQQPVKHRHRTEGPQKHVVVFVFSIILTLIAFAAASAGGVNTTFTIIILLVMAILQVFVQLGYWMHLKDKGHLMPILFMAFGFFVAFTCIIMALYWVWW
- the ctaG gene encoding cytochrome c oxidase assembly factor CtaG, with product MLGLQYFSFNDLWSPLILALFLIIAAAYLVLVGPLSEQIKDAEPATAGQKIMFITGLFVLYLAQAGPFNLLGHVMFSFHMVSMAFSYLVAPPLMMKGLPIWVWRRIVRWLPTRQLSFLAHPIVAAVLFNGLFSLYHLPIVHDYVMLNFTVHRLYYIGLFITSMLMWWTLLNPLPEGRQASGLSKIGFIFLNMVLLTPACGLIIFASEPLYQTYSNPAVWAEAMRYCVSGDSTALLRSFGGPAFFNFLSSAKEDQQVGGIVMKFIQEGIFASMLAYVFFQWYRKEKQEDDDDSYPAGGAGGPLNPAAK
- a CDS encoding DUF420 domain-containing protein; this translates as MDMYFWLPTISTSFIVISAVLVGIGWVLIIRGKREAHQSAMVAGAIAALIFFVIYMSRTVFVGNTAWGGDPDLEIFYRIFLIFHIILATVAAIFGISTLVLGFKKKFGKHRRWGKFTSMIWFGSALTGVVVYVLLYILYPGGHTRPVWEAILGV
- a CDS encoding GntR family transcriptional regulator, with amino-acid sequence MKIPIQINENSAEPLYHQIENQLRSLIITGQLGEGTHLPSIREFAGALNCSVITVRRVYQDLENEGLLRTKQGTGTFVAQVEAGDRENYRLKAAQEAMQAAVQSGKSVGCTEEEMESLFREVLKAIYAK